In one Mucilaginibacter ginsenosidivorax genomic region, the following are encoded:
- a CDS encoding DUF1553 domain-containing protein translates to MMLRSFLVTLSAVVVTGSGLFFYSSAVDLPADVQKAYDALPPTVDYNIDVKPILSNKCFACHGPDKNKQKAGLRLDIAANAYAEIPDDIGVVAIKPGDLQHSEVVKRILSTDSTYLMPAPESHHTLSAYEKAVIIKWIKNGAVYKPHWAFVKPVKTVVPVVDGVVNNPIDNFVLARLKRQNLLPSKEADKELLLRRLSLDLTGLPPTLKEIDDYLKDSSPNAYEKQVDRLLASPHYGEKMAVDWLDAARFADSHGYTVDRIRDMSPYRDWVIKAFNSNFSYDKFIQWQLAGDLMPHPTKDMIIATAFNRNHQQNMEGGVVEEEYQTEYVIDRTNTFGSAVLGMTVGCAKCHDHKFDPISQKNYYQLFSFFNNVKEAGQISWDDALPTPTLMLPTAQKEKILAFINDNIAQQKNTIAQTESKALADFDKWLANGEYKKLATEKIPANGLQASFNFDKGDLASSVNPKYIGTMKREGGQAGDAPLIEAKGDGKALALNGDTWLDLNKIGVFRKSQPFSIGIWVNIPKQLGEGVIFHKGNSERLYNFRGYHLYLKNNKLELNMAHTGPSNAITLVTVDDVPRDKWIQLTATYDGSAKADGFKLYLDGSEMKMETTMDQLTKDILFMGDSQPGLQVGAWERGRGFKDGKVDDIVVYNRTLTAFEVKILAQKDSWQQVAAKNKEALSADDIGKLKAYYLTAVAPLMLAETKKLTALRTTLSDSTENVAELMVMQEMAKPKNSYLLNRGNYDMPGEQVFPNTPEAILPFAAGLPKNRYGLAQWATNADNPLVARVAVNRLWQNFFGTGLVKTSEDFGNQGEMPSHPELLDWLATTFVEQGWDMKALNKLIVMSATYRQDSRPAKEAAEKDPENRYLSHGPAYRMPAEMIRDNALFASGLLNTQIGGKSIKPYQPAGLWEINNTTYTPDTGKAVYRRSLYVIVKRSVPNPTLATFDAPSRSYCIIRRQKTNTPLQALVTLNDPTFVEAAKVLGEQMTRNTDGKAAITTAYRKLTSRSPTADEVSLLMALQQVELKKFKTHPEKQKGWLTAGQYRVDKKLDGALIAANTVVASAILNSDASLTKR, encoded by the coding sequence ATGATGCTGAGGTCTTTTTTAGTAACGCTAAGTGCCGTAGTGGTAACAGGCAGCGGTTTATTTTTTTATTCTTCGGCTGTCGATTTGCCTGCCGATGTGCAAAAAGCATACGACGCTTTGCCGCCAACGGTTGATTATAACATTGATGTAAAGCCTATACTATCCAACAAGTGCTTCGCCTGCCACGGCCCCGATAAAAACAAACAAAAGGCGGGTTTAAGGTTAGATATAGCTGCAAATGCCTACGCCGAAATCCCCGACGATATAGGCGTTGTTGCCATTAAACCCGGCGACCTTCAGCATAGCGAGGTGGTAAAACGCATCTTATCAACCGATTCAACCTACCTGATGCCCGCTCCCGAATCGCACCATACATTGTCGGCCTACGAAAAGGCTGTAATTATAAAATGGATAAAAAACGGGGCTGTATATAAACCTCACTGGGCCTTTGTAAAACCGGTAAAGACAGTCGTTCCCGTGGTTGATGGCGTGGTGAATAACCCTATTGATAACTTTGTGCTGGCCAGGCTTAAACGGCAAAACCTGCTGCCATCCAAAGAAGCTGATAAAGAATTGTTGTTGCGCAGGCTTTCGCTTGACCTTACCGGCTTGCCGCCAACGCTAAAAGAGATTGATGATTATTTAAAAGATTCATCGCCCAATGCTTATGAAAAACAGGTAGACCGCCTGCTGGCATCGCCGCATTATGGCGAAAAAATGGCTGTGGACTGGCTGGATGCTGCCCGTTTTGCCGATTCGCATGGGTACACGGTAGATAGGATAAGGGATATGTCGCCCTATCGCGATTGGGTAATTAAGGCTTTTAACAGCAACTTTAGCTACGATAAATTTATCCAGTGGCAATTGGCCGGCGACTTGATGCCGCACCCAACAAAAGATATGATCATTGCTACCGCCTTTAACCGTAATCACCAGCAAAATATGGAAGGCGGCGTTGTTGAGGAGGAATACCAAACCGAATATGTGATTGACCGTACAAATACCTTTGGCAGCGCGGTATTAGGCATGACTGTAGGCTGCGCCAAATGCCATGACCACAAATTCGACCCGATATCGCAAAAGAATTATTACCAGCTGTTCAGTTTTTTCAATAACGTAAAAGAGGCTGGGCAAATATCCTGGGACGATGCTTTGCCAACGCCAACATTAATGCTGCCAACAGCGCAGAAGGAAAAAATACTTGCTTTTATTAATGACAACATCGCGCAGCAAAAAAACACCATTGCCCAAACAGAAAGCAAGGCTTTGGCTGATTTTGATAAATGGCTTGCCAATGGCGAATATAAAAAACTGGCTACTGAAAAAATTCCGGCTAATGGCTTGCAGGCCAGTTTTAATTTTGATAAGGGCGACCTGGCAAGCAGCGTGAACCCTAAATATATAGGCACCATGAAACGCGAAGGCGGGCAGGCCGGCGATGCACCTTTAATTGAGGCTAAGGGCGATGGCAAGGCATTGGCCTTAAATGGCGATACCTGGCTGGATTTGAATAAGATTGGCGTATTCCGCAAGTCGCAGCCCTTTAGCATCGGTATTTGGGTTAACATTCCTAAACAGTTGGGCGAAGGTGTAATTTTCCATAAAGGCAATTCCGAACGGCTGTACAACTTCAGGGGCTATCATTTATACCTCAAAAATAATAAGCTGGAGTTAAACATGGCCCACACGGGGCCTTCAAATGCAATAACCCTGGTTACTGTGGATGACGTGCCCCGCGATAAGTGGATACAGCTTACGGCAACCTATGATGGATCGGCAAAGGCGGATGGTTTTAAACTGTACCTGGATGGCAGCGAAATGAAAATGGAAACCACCATGGATCAGCTTACCAAGGATATTTTATTTATGGGCGATAGCCAGCCCGGCTTGCAGGTTGGCGCCTGGGAACGTGGGCGTGGTTTTAAAGACGGCAAGGTTGATGATATTGTGGTATACAACCGGACCCTTACCGCTTTCGAGGTGAAAATACTGGCGCAAAAGGATAGCTGGCAGCAGGTGGCTGCAAAAAACAAGGAGGCCTTATCTGCCGATGATATTGGTAAGCTAAAAGCCTACTACCTTACCGCCGTTGCCCCGCTGATGCTGGCCGAGACAAAAAAGTTAACCGCATTGCGCACTACTTTATCAGATTCGACCGAAAACGTGGCCGAGTTGATGGTAATGCAGGAAATGGCCAAGCCTAAAAACTCGTACCTGCTCAATCGTGGTAATTACGATATGCCCGGCGAACAGGTTTTTCCCAACACGCCCGAAGCTATACTGCCATTTGCGGCCGGTTTGCCTAAAAACAGGTATGGCCTGGCGCAATGGGCTACAAATGCCGATAATCCGTTGGTAGCAAGGGTAGCGGTAAACCGTTTGTGGCAAAACTTTTTTGGAACCGGGCTGGTGAAAACCAGCGAAGATTTTGGTAACCAGGGCGAAATGCCCAGCCACCCCGAACTGCTGGACTGGCTGGCCACAACCTTTGTTGAGCAAGGCTGGGATATGAAAGCTTTGAATAAACTAATCGTGATGTCGGCTACGTACCGCCAGGATTCGCGGCCGGCTAAAGAGGCTGCAGAGAAAGATCCTGAAAATCGTTACCTGTCGCACGGCCCGGCGTACCGGATGCCTGCCGAGATGATTCGCGACAATGCCTTATTTGCCAGCGGATTGTTAAACACCCAAATAGGCGGCAAAAGTATAAAACCATACCAGCCCGCGGGTTTATGGGAAATTAACAATACCACTTATACACCCGATACCGGGAAAGCAGTTTACAGGCGCAGTTTGTACGTTATTGTAAAACGATCTGTCCCCAACCCAACATTGGCTACGTTTGACGCGCCATCGCGCAGCTATTGTATTATTCGCCGGCAAAAAACCAATACGCCACTGCAGGCGTTGGTAACCCTGAATGACCCTACGTTTGTGGAGGCTGCCAAGGTTTTGGGCGAGCAAATGACCCGAAATACTGATGGCAAGGCAGCCATTACTACCGCCTACCGCAAACTAACCAGCCGCAGCCCCACAGCCGACGAAGTAAGCCTGTTAATGGCTCTGCAACAGGTAGAACTCAAAAAGTTTAAAACACACCCCGAGAAACAAAAGGGCTGGCTTACGGCCGGCCAGTACCGGGTAGATAAAAAGCTGGATGGCGCTTTAATAGCAGCCAATACCGTAGTGGCCAGCGCTATTTTAAATTCAGATGCATCATTAACCAAAAGATAA
- a CDS encoding helix-turn-helix domain-containing protein, whose protein sequence is MNKSVLRSTFNLLNIDHVELNKNWDYKNVTSTFYRLYYIDGGEGVLYNADSSIKLEPGFIYLVPSFTTCNYYCDNYLSQYYICFAEESIDGASLFSSNRKIFKLKAGDNALACFKRILQLNPNRSLYISYNPKVYEKRPVQKNFEELNQLMHASAYMETYGLLLQLVSMFLKPDVFLMEDKSIIHSKISDAINYIQTNLHQNITVAQLAKRANHNADYFSRLFFENTGERPLTYIQSKRIERAQLLLTTTNMPFYEIAAETGFESLAYFSRVFRNITGQTPGSYKKNSLVM, encoded by the coding sequence ATGAACAAAAGCGTTTTAAGATCGACATTCAATTTGCTGAACATTGATCATGTAGAGCTGAACAAAAACTGGGACTATAAAAACGTAACCAGTACATTTTACCGGCTGTATTACATCGACGGCGGCGAAGGTGTGTTGTATAATGCAGATAGCAGCATTAAACTGGAACCGGGCTTTATATACCTGGTACCGAGTTTTACCACCTGTAATTATTATTGCGACAACTATTTAAGCCAGTACTACATCTGTTTTGCCGAAGAATCCATCGACGGGGCCTCGCTGTTTTCATCAAACCGTAAAATATTCAAATTAAAAGCCGGCGATAATGCCCTGGCGTGTTTTAAACGTATACTGCAGTTAAACCCCAACAGGAGTTTGTATATATCCTACAATCCTAAAGTTTATGAGAAGCGCCCGGTGCAAAAGAATTTCGAGGAGTTGAACCAACTGATGCACGCCTCGGCTTATATGGAAACTTATGGCTTGCTTTTGCAACTGGTATCGATGTTTTTAAAACCGGATGTTTTTTTGATGGAAGATAAAAGCATCATCCACTCCAAAATATCTGATGCTATAAATTATATACAAACCAACCTGCACCAGAATATCACAGTTGCCCAACTGGCCAAACGCGCCAACCATAATGCCGACTATTTTTCGCGCCTGTTTTTTGAAAATACCGGCGAGCGGCCCTTAACTTACATCCAATCAAAACGCATTGAACGCGCACAACTGTTGCTTACCACAACCAATATGCCTTTTTATGAAATAGCCGCCGAAACAGGTTTTGAAAGCCTCGCCTATTTTTCACGGGTATTCAGAAATATTACCGGGCAAACACCCGGATCATATAAAAAAAACAGCCTGGTGATGTAA
- a CDS encoding sensor histidine kinase gives MIGIEPAVTIFLTTQLRKSLKDRGIASEWDKYLLYVLYGAVAVMMGSIFLEKEGLIRWFNHALLAWLISLPFTKEEFKANRSIINWVLPFAVAVIFSDLVRLVASGFYDDHNDLFENSVGFTVLWLFAMWWINRKQAKALETERIKRRNEEEQNRMMAAMKVNLESEVKQRTAELTNQKEELQHALSELRSTQAQLVQQEKMASLGELTAGIAHEIQNPLNFVNNFSEVSIELLDELKDEVLSKLPDDIKQEADDIISDITQNLTKINQHGKRADAIVKGMLQHSRTTTGKKEPTDINALADEYLRLSYHGLRAKDKMFNAGMKTSFDENIGKIEAIPQDLGRVLLNLFNNSFYSVAEKKKQNIAGYEPTVTVVTKKLPNAVEITVSDNGTGIPQKVLDKIYQPFFTTKPTGQGTGLGLSMSYDIITKGHGGDLKVETAEGEFARFMITIPDVKAN, from the coding sequence ATGATAGGAATAGAACCTGCTGTAACCATATTTCTTACAACCCAGCTACGCAAAAGTTTAAAAGACCGGGGCATCGCCAGCGAATGGGATAAATACCTTTTGTATGTATTATACGGCGCTGTTGCTGTAATGATGGGAAGCATTTTTCTTGAAAAAGAAGGGTTGATCAGGTGGTTTAACCACGCCCTTTTAGCATGGCTTATATCCTTACCTTTTACAAAAGAAGAATTTAAAGCAAATCGGTCTATTATCAATTGGGTACTGCCGTTTGCGGTGGCGGTAATTTTTAGCGACCTGGTACGCCTTGTTGCGTCCGGCTTTTATGACGATCATAACGATCTCTTTGAAAACTCTGTAGGCTTTACTGTTCTGTGGCTTTTTGCCATGTGGTGGATAAACCGCAAACAAGCCAAAGCACTTGAAACAGAACGGATAAAGCGCCGTAATGAAGAAGAACAAAACCGCATGATGGCGGCCATGAAAGTTAACCTGGAAAGCGAAGTAAAGCAACGTACCGCCGAACTAACTAACCAGAAGGAAGAACTGCAACACGCCCTATCCGAACTGAGAAGCACCCAGGCACAACTGGTACAGCAGGAAAAAATGGCATCGCTGGGCGAACTTACTGCAGGTATAGCCCATGAAATTCAAAACCCGCTTAACTTTGTAAACAACTTTAGCGAGGTGAGTATCGAATTACTGGACGAACTTAAAGATGAGGTATTAAGCAAGCTGCCAGACGATATTAAACAGGAAGCGGACGATATTATAAGCGATATTACCCAAAACCTAACCAAAATAAACCAGCATGGCAAACGCGCCGATGCCATTGTAAAAGGGATGCTGCAGCACTCGCGTACCACTACAGGTAAAAAAGAACCAACCGATATTAACGCGCTTGCCGATGAATACCTGCGTTTAAGCTACCATGGCTTACGCGCCAAAGACAAAATGTTTAACGCCGGCATGAAAACCAGTTTTGATGAAAACATTGGTAAAATTGAAGCCATTCCGCAGGATCTGGGTCGGGTATTACTAAATCTGTTTAACAACTCCTTTTATTCGGTTGCCGAAAAGAAAAAGCAAAATATTGCCGGTTATGAGCCAACCGTAACGGTGGTTACAAAAAAATTACCAAACGCCGTTGAAATTACCGTAAGCGATAATGGTACGGGCATCCCTCAAAAGGTTTTAGACAAGATATATCAGCCATTTTTCACCACCAAACCAACCGGGCAGGGAACCGGCCTCGGCCTATCCATGAGTTATGATATTATTACCAAAGGGCACGGCGGCGATTTGAAGGTAGAAACTGCCGAGGGTGAGTTTGCCAGGTTTATGATCACTATTCCGGATGTTAAAGCTAATTAA
- a CDS encoding response regulator, which translates to MKILVVDDEADVQPLFLQRFRKEIKNGEIEFNFAQSGEEAMSFLAVNHSEVILILSDINMPGMTGLELLDKIRHTYEKPPPVVMMITAYGDDENYQKSMELGANDFLTKPLDFNNLKEKLKHIEQ; encoded by the coding sequence ATGAAAATACTTGTTGTTGATGACGAGGCTGATGTACAACCATTGTTTTTGCAACGCTTCCGCAAAGAGATAAAGAATGGCGAAATCGAATTTAATTTTGCGCAATCGGGCGAGGAAGCCATGTCGTTTTTGGCGGTTAACCATTCTGAAGTGATCCTGATCCTATCTGATATTAACATGCCCGGCATGACGGGATTGGAATTACTTGACAAAATAAGGCACACTTACGAAAAACCGCCACCGGTAGTCATGATGATTACAGCCTATGGCGATGATGAAAACTACCAAAAATCAATGGAGTTGGGCGCTAATGATTTTTTAACCAAGCCCCTTGATTTTAATAATTTAAAAGAAAAACTAAAACACATAGAACAATAA
- a CDS encoding adenylate/guanylate cyclase domain-containing protein, producing MAKILVVDDELDLELLIKQKFRKKIREKVYDFVFAHNGFEALVKLAEDPEIDMILSDINMPEMDGLTLLTKLPEANPILKAVMVSAYSDMDNIRTAMNRGAFDFVVKPVNFDDLDITIEKTLMHVLELKKTMQAIKENNILRMYVDENVLNFMTHKEFETSLLSNETIDATVLFIDICGFTAISEHVPANAVVSLINKLFDMMVQEIIAQTGHIDKFMGDAVMAVFRGEYHLDRAIDAALAVREKMHSTETIVYGDKTFKPDVSIGINSGEMISGNIGSASLKRLDYTVIGDAVNLAQRLQGVAKANQIVVTEEVYQKAKESFELKKIGEVTLKNKALPVEIYEVVS from the coding sequence ATGGCCAAAATACTGGTGGTTGATGATGAATTGGACCTGGAATTATTGATAAAACAAAAATTCAGGAAAAAGATCCGTGAAAAAGTATATGATTTTGTATTCGCCCACAATGGTTTTGAAGCACTGGTAAAACTTGCCGAGGATCCGGAGATTGATATGATTTTAAGCGATATCAATATGCCCGAAATGGACGGCCTTACACTGCTTACCAAACTGCCCGAAGCCAACCCTATTTTAAAAGCTGTAATGGTATCGGCCTACAGCGATATGGATAATATCCGCACGGCCATGAACCGCGGCGCATTTGACTTTGTTGTTAAACCGGTGAATTTCGACGACCTGGATATTACCATCGAAAAAACTTTGATGCACGTGCTGGAGTTGAAAAAAACCATGCAGGCCATCAAAGAGAATAACATCCTGAGGATGTACGTTGATGAAAACGTGCTCAACTTTATGACCCACAAGGAGTTTGAAACAAGTCTGCTAAGTAACGAAACTATAGATGCTACTGTTTTATTCATCGATATCTGCGGCTTCACGGCTATATCCGAGCATGTACCGGCCAATGCCGTTGTAAGTTTAATAAACAAGCTTTTTGATATGATGGTGCAGGAAATTATAGCCCAAACCGGCCATATCGATAAATTTATGGGCGATGCCGTGATGGCGGTTTTCCGCGGAGAGTACCACCTGGACCGGGCCATAGATGCAGCCCTTGCTGTGCGCGAAAAAATGCACAGCACCGAAACCATAGTTTACGGCGATAAAACGTTTAAACCCGATGTATCCATCGGTATAAACTCGGGCGAAATGATATCAGGCAACATTGGTTCTGCATCCTTAAAACGCCTGGATTACACCGTAATCGGCGATGCCGTAAACCTTGCCCAGCGCCTGCAGGGTGTAGCAAAGGCCAACCAGATTGTGGTTACCGAAGAAGTTTACCAAAAAGCCAAAGAATCCTTCGAGCTCAAAAAAATTGGCGAAGTAACATTGAAGAACAAGGCATTGCCGGTGGAGATTTATGAAGTAGTTTCGTAG
- a CDS encoding YitT family protein, with protein MTKPEHSLSEIIKDVVTVIIGILFCGFALKGFLVPNQFFDGGVTGISLLIHELYHINIAFVIIAANIPFIIMGMFQVNRSFALKTFACVIGLGICLLYVPYPVITSDKLLVSIFGGVFMGLGVGLSIRGGCALDGIEILALYTLKRSSFTISEIILGINIIIFLIAAFELGLPTALYSILTYYTASRTISFVIDGLEEYTAVNIISGQSEIIKEKLVMELGRGITIYKGERGFLKESFDVHQPVDIIFTVITRFEVRRLKNLVHSIDPKAFVFTNSIKEAAGGVLKKRVREH; from the coding sequence ATGACTAAACCGGAACATAGTTTATCTGAAATAATTAAGGATGTAGTAACCGTAATTATCGGGATTTTATTTTGCGGATTTGCCCTGAAAGGTTTTTTGGTACCTAACCAATTTTTTGATGGAGGAGTAACGGGTATATCCCTGCTGATTCATGAGCTTTATCACATCAACATCGCTTTTGTGATCATAGCTGCCAATATTCCGTTCATCATTATGGGAATGTTCCAGGTGAACAGGTCTTTTGCGCTCAAAACCTTTGCATGCGTTATAGGGCTTGGGATTTGCTTGTTGTATGTACCTTATCCGGTTATTACATCCGATAAGTTATTGGTATCCATATTCGGCGGTGTGTTTATGGGCCTGGGGGTTGGCCTTTCCATTCGGGGCGGCTGCGCGTTAGATGGGATAGAGATACTGGCACTTTACACCTTAAAACGCAGTAGTTTTACTATCAGCGAGATTATTTTAGGCATCAACATTATTATATTTTTAATTGCTGCTTTTGAACTTGGCCTGCCGACAGCATTATATTCCATATTAACTTACTACACGGCATCCCGTACCATTAGCTTTGTAATTGATGGCCTGGAAGAATACACCGCCGTAAACATCATATCCGGCCAAAGCGAGATCATCAAAGAAAAACTGGTTATGGAACTGGGCAGGGGTATCACCATCTACAAAGGCGAGCGCGGCTTTTTAAAAGAAAGTTTCGACGTACACCAGCCCGTTGATATCATTTTTACCGTAATAACCCGCTTCGAGGTACGCCGCCTCAAAAACCTGGTGCACAGCATTGATCCCAAAGCATTCGTATTTACCAACAGCATCAAGGAAGCAGCCGGTGGGGTATTGAAGAAACGTGTGCGAGAGCATTGA
- a CDS encoding HD domain-containing protein: MQIDKAGEFILDKIKRELPVHFYYHNATHAQDVYNAAKHLALGEGIDLAETTLLLTAALFHDSGFLCGQDDHESNSCKIAREYLPAFNYTDAEIAVVCDIIMATKIPQKPHNKLGEIICDADLDYLGRNDFFILSKRLFSELEITHKLKTEQEWDKQQVSFLKSHRYFTKTAVSLRAAEKEKHLCTITERLI; the protein is encoded by the coding sequence ATGCAGATTGATAAGGCCGGGGAATTTATCCTGGATAAAATAAAACGCGAACTCCCGGTACATTTTTACTACCATAATGCGACTCATGCGCAGGATGTATACAACGCTGCTAAACATTTAGCATTGGGCGAGGGTATCGATTTAGCAGAAACTACTTTGTTGCTTACAGCCGCCTTGTTTCATGACTCGGGTTTTTTGTGCGGACAGGATGATCATGAAAGCAACTCCTGTAAAATAGCCCGCGAATACCTGCCGGCCTTTAATTATACAGATGCCGAAATAGCCGTTGTTTGCGATATCATTATGGCCACCAAAATACCCCAGAAACCGCATAACAAGCTTGGCGAAATTATTTGTGATGCCGATTTGGATTATTTAGGCCGGAATGATTTTTTTATCCTTAGTAAAAGGTTATTTTCGGAACTTGAAATAACCCATAAACTGAAAACGGAACAGGAGTGGGATAAGCAGCAGGTAAGCTTTCTGAAAAGCCACCGCTATTTCACAAAAACAGCTGTCAGTTTAAGAGCAGCTGAAAAAGAAAAGCACCTGTGTACAATAACTGAAAGATTAATATAA
- a CDS encoding dicarboxylate/amino acid:cation symporter — translation MNDWFKNYKGIILLMAGIIVGSIAGIFLGDKVSIIKPIGDIFLNLLFTAVVPLVFFAIASAIAGLDATNKLGKLLGITSLVFVGTVLVAAMVTIIAIWIFPIHQHLVANPITEAIDKKPLGDQLTNLFTTSEFYQLLSRKSMMAMIIFSVLIGFAALNAGEKGTAFTRFLHSGNEVFKNIFILIMKLGPIGLGAYFAYQVGVFGPQLFGGYARSMALYYGVGAFYFVVLFSLYAFIAGGVSAVKRYWKNNIIPSATAVGTCSSIATIPANLDAAKKMGIRDVIANVTIPLGGTLHKDGSSISSIVKMAVVFALFGKSFNNVETVVVALALTVLVSLVEGGIPNGGYIGELLFISAYGFPPEALPPAMIIGTLVDPMATLLNATGDTVAAMLISRFVDGKNWMGPEPPKELREI, via the coding sequence ATGAATGATTGGTTCAAAAACTACAAGGGCATCATATTGCTGATGGCGGGTATCATTGTTGGCAGTATTGCCGGCATTTTTTTAGGCGATAAGGTAAGTATTATTAAACCCATAGGCGATATTTTCCTGAACCTGTTATTCACCGCTGTGGTACCATTGGTTTTTTTCGCCATTGCATCGGCCATAGCCGGACTTGATGCCACAAACAAGCTTGGTAAACTATTGGGTATAACCTCGCTGGTATTTGTGGGCACGGTGCTGGTAGCGGCCATGGTGACTATTATAGCCATATGGATCTTCCCCATCCATCAGCATTTAGTGGCCAACCCTATTACCGAAGCTATCGACAAAAAACCCTTAGGCGACCAACTCACCAACCTATTCACTACCAGCGAGTTTTACCAGCTGTTATCGCGCAAAAGCATGATGGCCATGATCATATTTTCGGTACTGATAGGCTTTGCCGCCCTTAACGCCGGCGAAAAAGGCACTGCTTTTACCCGCTTTTTGCATAGCGGTAACGAAGTATTTAAAAACATTTTTATCCTGATCATGAAACTGGGGCCTATTGGGTTGGGGGCTTATTTTGCTTACCAGGTGGGCGTATTCGGTCCGCAGCTATTTGGGGGGTACGCCAGATCGATGGCTTTGTACTATGGTGTGGGCGCGTTTTATTTTGTTGTCCTATTTAGCCTTTACGCTTTTATAGCAGGTGGCGTAAGCGCGGTAAAAAGGTACTGGAAAAATAACATTATCCCATCGGCAACGGCAGTAGGCACCTGTAGCAGTATTGCAACCATCCCGGCAAATTTAGATGCCGCAAAAAAAATGGGTATCCGCGATGTTATTGCCAACGTAACCATCCCACTTGGCGGCACCCTGCACAAGGACGGATCGAGCATATCATCCATCGTAAAAATGGCGGTGGTGTTTGCCTTGTTTGGCAAAAGCTTCAATAATGTAGAAACCGTTGTAGTGGCGCTGGCTTTAACCGTACTGGTAAGCCTGGTTGAAGGCGGCATACCCAATGGCGGTTATATAGGCGAATTGTTGTTTATATCAGCCTACGGTTTTCCGCCCGAGGCTTTACCCCCGGCGATGATCATCGGCACACTGGTTGATCCCATGGCTACCCTGCTGAATGCGAC